Proteins encoded by one window of Ursus arctos isolate Adak ecotype North America unplaced genomic scaffold, UrsArc2.0 scaffold_22, whole genome shotgun sequence:
- the LOC113245872 gene encoding LOW QUALITY PROTEIN: olfactory receptor 10T2-like (The sequence of the model RefSeq protein was modified relative to this genomic sequence to represent the inferred CDS: inserted 1 base in 1 codon), whose product MMSNHTTVSTFLLWGFSSFPDLRGLLFVMIFFSHGTILTANVSIMVAVKLSHNLHTPMYFFLCGLSLSETCSTMAIIPRTLADLLSDSKTISLPECATQMFVFFGLGANNCFIMAAMSYDRYTAIHKPLHYPILMTHKICFQFITASWMVGFLVSLCIVIVVFNLSFCDSNTIQHFFCDISPVVSLACDYTSRHEMVIFGLSAFVLAGSCVFIVMSYVFIVSTVVKMPSAEGRYKVFSTCSSHLTVVCIHYGFAGFVYLTPKDRDSFREDMLMAVTYTVLTPLLNPIVYSLRNKEMQTALRKVLGXDRFIPQRVNKTLKNV is encoded by the exons ATGATGAGCAATCATACCACAGTGAGCACATTCCTTCTGTGGGGCTTTTCCAGTTTCCCAGACTTGCGGGGTCTCCTCTTTGTGATGATTTTCTTCTCCCATGGGACCATCCTGACTGCAAATGTGTCCATAATGGTGGCCGTCAAGCTCAGCCACAACcttcacacccccatgtactttttcctctgtGGCCTGTCCCTTTCTGAAACCTGTAGCACTATGGCAATCATCCCCCGCACGTTAGCGGACTTGCTCTCTGACAGCAAGACCATTTCTCTTCCTGAGTGTGCCACGCagatgtttgtcttctttggctTGGGAGCCAATAACTGCTTCATCATGGCTGCCATGTCCTATGACCGTTACACTGCCATTCACAAGCCACTGCACTACCCCATCTTGATGACCCATAAGATCTGCTTTCAGTTCATCACGGCCTCTTGGATGGTTGGCTTCCTGGTTTCTCTGTGCATCGTCATCGTTGTATTCaacttgtctttctgtgactcCAACACCATCCAGCACTTCTTCTGTGATATCTCGCCTGTGGTCTCCCTTGCCTGTGACTACACCTCCCGTCACGAAATggttatttttgggctctctgcCTTTGTGTTGGCGGGCAGCTGTGTCTTCATCGTGATGTCCTATGTCTTCATTGTGTCCACAGTTGTGAAGATGCCCTCTGCTGAGGGGAGGTATAAGGTCTTCTCCACTTGCTCCTCCCACCTCACTGTGGTGTGCATACACTATGGATTTGCTGGCTTTGTCTACCTGACGCCCAAGGACAGGGACTCGTTCCGTGAGGACATGCTGATGGCTGTCACCTATACAGTGCTGACACCTCTGCTTAACCCCATCGTTTACAGtctcagaaacaaagaaatgcaGACGGCCCTAAGGAAGGTGCTGG AAGACAGGTTCATCCCTCAGAGGGtgaataaaacacttaaaaatgtataG
- the LOC113245832 gene encoding olfactory receptor 481 — translation METENHTTVTEFIILGLTDNPTLCAIFFVIFLGVYIVTIVGNISIILLIRSSPQLHTPMYLFLSHLAFVDIGYSTSVTPIMLVSFLREKTTIPVTGCIAQLGSDVTFGTTECFLLAAMAYDRYVAICSPLLYSTRMSPVVCFLLLGASYLGGCMNASSFTGCLMNLSFCGPNKINHFFCDLFPLLKLSCGHVYVAEISPAISSASVLTSTLFTIIVSYSCILRSVLNVRSTEGRKKAFSTCTSHLTAVTLFYGTVVFVYVMPKSSYSADQVKVASVIYTVVVPMLNPLIYSLRNKEVKGAMRKLMARTHWFS, via the coding sequence ATGGAGACTGAAAACCATACAACAGTGACAGAGTTCATTATTCTGGGATTAACAGATAACCCCACACTATGTGCTATCTTCTTTGTGATTTTCCTGGGAGTTTATATAGTTACCATAGTGGGAAATATCAGTATAATCCTCTTAATCCGAAGCAGCCCACAGCTTCACACCCCGATGTACCTTTTCCTGAGCCATTTGGCCTTTGTGGACATCGGGTATTCCACGTCAGTCACGCCGATCATGCTCGTGAGTTTCTTAAGAGAGAAAACGACCATCCCCGTCACTGGCTGTATCGCCCAGCTTGGCTCTGACGTCACTTTTGGGACTACAGAGTGCTTCCTGCTGGCTGCCATGGCCtatgatcgctatgtggccatctgctcTCCCTTGCTCTACTCTACCCGGATGTCCCCAGTGGTCTGCTTCCTCCTGTTGGGGGCTTCCTACCTGGGTGGGTGCATGAATGCTTCATCATTTACGGGCTGTTTGATGAATCTGTCCTTCTGTGGACCAAATAAAATCAACCATTTTTTCTGTGACCTCTTTCCACTCCTGAAGCTTTCTTGCGGCCATGTTTATGTTGCCGAAATATCTCCCGCCATCTCTTCTGCGTCGGTCCTCACAAGCACACTCTTTACCATAATCGTGTCCTACAGCTGCATCCTCCGCTCAGTCCTGAATGTGCGCTCCACCgaggggaggaagaaggcctTCTCTACCTGCACTTCCCACCTCACCGCAGTCACTTTGTTTTACGGGACAGTTGTGTTTGTTTACGTGATGCCGAAGTCGAGTTATTCAGCCGATCAGGTCAAAGTGGCATCTGTGATCTACACAGTGGTGGTCCCCATGTTGAACCccctcatctacagcctgaggaacaaggaGGTGAAAGGGGCCATGAGGAAACTTATGGCTAGAACACATTGGTTCTCCTGA
- the LOC113245871 gene encoding olfactory receptor 10T2-like, with amino-acid sequence MSNHTTVSTFLLWGFSSFPDLRGLLFVMIFFSHGTILTANVSIMVAVKLSHNLHTPMYFFLCGLSLSETCSTMAIIPRTLADLLSDSKTISLPECATQMFVFFGLAANNCFIMAAMSYDRYTAIHKPLHYPILMTHKICFQFITASWMVGFLVSLCIVIVVFNLSFCDSNTIQHFFCDILPVVSLACDYTSRHEMVIFGLSAFVLAGSCVFIVMSYVFIVSTVVKMPSAEGRYKVFSTCSSHLTVVCIHYGFAGFVYLRPKDRDSFREDMLMAVTYTVLTPLLNPIVYSLRNKEMQTALRKVLGKTGSSLRG; translated from the coding sequence ATGAGCAATCATACCACAGTGAGCACATTCCTTCTGTGGGGCTTTTCCAGTTTCCCAGACTTGCGGGGTCTCCTCTTTGTGATGATTTTCTTCTCCCATGGGACCATCCTGACTGCAAATGTGTCCATAATGGTGGCCGTCAAGCTCAGCCACAACcttcacacccccatgtactttttcctctgtGGCCTGTCCCTTTCTGAAACCTGTAGCACTATGGCAATCATCCCCCGCACGTTAGCGGACTTGCTCTCTGACAGCAAGACCATTTCTCTTCCCGAGTGTGCCACGCagatgtttgtcttctttggctTGGCAGCCAATAACTGCTTCATCATGGCTGCCATGTCCTATGACCGTTACACTGCCATTCACAAGCCACTGCACTACCCCATCTTGATGACCCATAAGATCTGCTTTCAGTTCATCACGGCCTCTTGGATGGTTGGCTTCCTGGTTTCTCTGTGCATCGTCATCGTTGTATTCaacttgtctttctgtgactcCAACACCATCCAGCACTTCTTCTGTGATATCTTGCCTGTGGTCTCCCTTGCCTGTGACTACACCTCCCGTCACGAAATggttatttttgggctctctgcCTTTGTGTTGGCGGGCAGCTGTGTCTTCATCGTGATGTCCTATGTCTTCATTGTGTCCACAGTTGTGAAGATGCCCTCTGCTGAGGGGAGGTATAAGGTCTTCTCCACTTGCTCCTCCCACCTCACTGTGGTGTGCATACACTACGGATTTGCTGGCTTTGTCTACCTGAGGCCCAAGGACAGGGACTCGTTCCGTGAGGACATGCTGATGGCTGTCACCTATACAGTGCTGACACCTCTGCTTAACCCCATCGTTTACAGtctcagaaacaaagaaatgcaGACCGCCCTAAGGAAGGTGCTGGGCAAGACAGGTTCATCCCTCAGAGGGTGA